Genomic segment of Arachis stenosperma cultivar V10309 chromosome 4, arast.V10309.gnm1.PFL2, whole genome shotgun sequence:
ggatcctcttgaattccgccatcaattctagcttataccacgaagattccgattaagggatccaagagatatccactcaatctaaggtagaacggaggtggttgtcaggcacacgttcataggtgagaatgatgatgagtgtcacggatcatcacattcatcaggttgaggaacaagtgatatcttagaacaagaacaagctgaattgaatagaagaacaatagtaattgcattaatactcgaggtacagcagagctccataccttaatctatggtgtgtagaaactccaccgttgaaaatacataagaacaaggtctaggcatggccgaatggccagcctcccataatctaagaactagacgtccaaagatgatctagagatctaaagtgatcaaaagatccaaagatctaaagatccaaagatctaaagatccaaagatgaaaatacaatagcaaaaggtcctatatgtagagaactagtagcctagggtttacaaagatgagtaaatgacataaaaatccactttcgggcccacttggtgtgtgcttgggctgagcattgaagctttcatgtgtagagacttttcttggagttaaacaccagcttttatgccagtttgggcgtttaactcccattcttgtgccagttccggcgtttaatgccgggcattcttgagctgatttgaaacgccggtttgggccatcaaatctctggcaaagtatggactattacacattgctggaaagtccaggatgtctactttccaacaccgttaagagcgcgccaattgggcttctgtagctccagaaaattcacttcgagtgcagggaggtcagaatccaacagcatctgcagtccttttcagtctctgaatcagatttttgctcaggtccctcaatttcagccagaaaatacctgaaatcacagaaaaacacacaaactcatagtaaagtccagaaaagtgaattttaactaaaaactaataaaaatatactaaaaactaactaaaacatactgaaaacatactaaaaataatgtcaaaaagcgtataaattatccgctcatcacctactGGGTGCTAAATAGTAAATACTTCACCTATTTTGTttgctttattattttttgggaGAGAATTGATAAAATTGTTGATATTGCTTTTGCCATAATTAGCTTAATTTTGggaaaaactaacaaaaatgattttttttgtttaattttttgatttgtATTTTGAATACTTCAATGATGAGTGTTACGAGTTAGATGAAAATAGGAAAAAGTTGTTGATGATTAGAAATAGCAATTAGCAAATAAGAGGAATTGGGATATATTGTAAATTTCTGTTTAGGAAGTAGGAacaataatttgatttttataatttacaccaccaataattataattgattcctttaattttaaatttgatgttatttaaaaatcaaatttcctGATTTGTGCACTTTATGTTATTGTGAGTAAATGCCAATAAACATTTCTGATTCATGCCAATATCAGAAAATATTGTAAATGCCACCCTGTTCATGAATGAAATATTCCACTAAGGATTAGGCTAGTGATATAATCAATACTAAGATAATCAAAGGGAGTTATCGGGGTCATGGTGGTGGCTACGCTTTTCTTTTATGTATTTATGCCTGAGACTAAAGGCAAGAGCTTAGAAGAAATAGAAACACTCTTTCAGGATAGTGCTagtaatatcaataataataattgtaatAAGGACATTGAATTGGAATTGGTTAGTGTGACtggtgattaaaaataaaaataaaattggtgtTTGTGTGTGTAGGTAAAAAGACAAGCACACTGTAGTATACTATTACTATCACAAAATGTCAACGACATGTATGATGTATAGGATTGACATTAATCCAATTCATATGCCTAACAGCACTAACAAATTTACCATGTGTTTGTGTATTTACTAGTTTTTAGTGGTTACTCAGAATAATGTTTTAGCTTATGGACCTCAAACGACTATTTTGTAGTGTTATCCTGTATTATATTGTCCTTTTTAGAATAGAAGTTAAGTAAAAAAGGGTATACAAGCTTTCCTTTTAACTTTTATAATATGGTTAGGAGATAGGAAAATAATGAGAAAGGATAGTAAAGCGAATTAATTCCTTTGTTTGAGAGTTTGAATACAGCTAGCAAGTAAAAGGAATTCAAGGGTGATAATCCAAGTGAATGTATAGTGATAACAGGGGAAAATATAGTAAATGTATAGTGATGATCCAAGTGCTATGacttatgaattttttttatttgttaaaatttaaatgatgaGACTCAACAGTTGTTTAAGTATGTTTGGTGTTATTTAGATATATTGTATTTATGTTCAGTTATTTAAGTATGCTCAGTTTTTTTAGAGTTATTGTTAAATGAACTTTTTTTATGTTTAGATAAACACAAATGGAAGGAGGAGATCCTAGTTTTATTGCAGTCCAAATTAACGAAGACAACAAAGCTATGGACATAGAGCATGAGGTTGCTACTGCTCCTATCCCAACTCCTATCGCACCTCCCATCtcataaaatattaatgagGAAAACAAGGTTGAAAATAACGAGGGACAGCAGGCTACTCGCAAGGGGAAAAAGTCTTATGTTTGGACGCATTTTAAACAGCTTCCATTTAGCGAGACTAATAGAGAGCACAAGGCCAAATGTAATCACTGTCAAAAAGTATATATATGTCACCCAACTAGACATGGCAAAAATTCTATGAATAAACACTTGAAAGTTTCTCACAAGTAGATATTTACAAAAGTAGGCAAAAATAGGACACTTCATGGCTATATGCCTAAGGTTGGTGAAGAAGGTGAAGCCAGCAAAACTTGCACCAAAGTCAATGGCTATAGCTTGGAAGATTGTAGAAAGGCAATGGCTGAGTTTATTATCCTTGATGAACACCCTTTTAAAGTGGTCGAAGGGATTGGATTTCGCAAAATGATTAATCGATTTGAGCCAAGATTCACTGTACCATCTAGGATGACAATGTCAAGAGATTGCTTTCAGCTTTATttagatgagaaaaaaaaaaacttaaagcTTGGTTGGTAAAGTCATGTGCTCGAGTTTGTTTGACATTAGATTGTTGGAcatcaaatcaaaattttagCTACATGAGCCTAACTGTACATTTCGTTGATGACGAATGGAAGCTACAAAAGAGAATTCTCAACTTTTGCTTGATTGAGAACTACAAGGGCGAAACAATAGGAAGAAAAATTGAGATATGTTTGAGGGAGTGGGGAATTGAAAAAGTCTTCACAATCACATTAGACAATGCATCTTCAAATGACGGGGCTATCACTTATCTTCAAAGGAAATTAGCTGCAAGGGATGGATTGGTGTGCGGAGGAAAATATTTGCAAATGAGGTGTTGTGCTCATGTTCTCAACTTGATAGTGAATGACGGGATTAAAGAGCAACATGCCTCCGTTGAAAGCATTCGGAATGCTGTTAGGTATGTTAGATCTTCTCCgcaaagaattaaaaaatttaaagaatgcATTGAGGCTGAGTTGATAGAGTCTAAAAGTCTTGTTTGTTTGGATGTTCCAACTAGATGGAATTCCACCTATCTAATGTTGGAACATgctgaaaattttgaaaaagcttTTGATAGACTTTATGATCAAGAAACTGATTTCTTTAGATGGTTTGGAGAGGATTGTGGGGGTAAAAAGAAAGTTTGTCCACCCACGGTACTTGATTGGTAACATGCTAGGCTATTCATTGATTTTTTGAGAATTTTCTATGAGATTACTTTGTGTTTCTCATCTTCTTTACATGTTACTTCAAATAAATGCTTTCATGAAATTGCATCTATACATTCTCAACTAATATCTTGGAGCCACAACAATTCTGAATTATTGGGAACTATGACATGCTCTATGAAGGCTAAATACGATAAATATTGGGGACCAGTTGACAAGTTTAATCCTTTGATACTTGTTGCCGTTGTTTTAGATCCTTGATACAAACTTGATTATCTTTCATGGTGTTTGGAGGATATATATGATAAGGAAGTGGCTACTAGTATGACTAGTTTTGTGAAATTTACATTGGAGACATTATAcaaattttattcaaaagaaATTGTAGATGATAAAGTTCTTAATGATGTTGGCGGTCCCTCTAGAGATGTTTTGGATGATAAAGATACTGGTTAGTCTAGTGCTAAGGGTGTTGTTGCAAATAGAGTGAATTTGtggaaaaaacaaaagaaggaaaaagCTAATGCAGATAGCAAATCAGATGTTGAGAAATATTTGGCCGAAGATTCTGTAGACGTGGAAGATGAGAATTTTGATATATTGGCTTGGTGGAAATTAAATGGATCAAAATATAGAATTCTTTCTCTCATAGCTCGTGATGTCTTTGGTATTCCAGTTTCAACTGTCGCATCTGAGTCATGCTTTAGTACCGCTGGTCGTGTGGTTGATCTTTACCGTAGCTCTTTGTCACCAAAAATGGCAGAAGCTTTAATCTGCACTCAAAGTTGGTTGTATCCATCTGAGCAAATATTTAAAGAGCTTGAGTTTGATTAATTTGACAGTAGTGACAAGATTGTTAATGGTATATTTactttatgatatttttattccTTCTTTATTACttaatttaattcaaataataatctTGAGAGACTAATTTCTATGTTTTGCAGATGTTACTAAAACATCCACACAACAAGAATCAAGTTCACAACCTTGAGAGCAAGCTATGAATCAAATGAATTTTGTCCTGTAGTTGTTTTCTACTTAATATTTTGTTGTTATTAGTTAGTATGACACTATAAATTATTATCATTATGTTAATCTTGTGTTGGTTGTTAACTTTGTTTTAATTGTCTTTTGAACTTTGAATGTTTAGTGTGTAATTgacataattattattattagactctaaattattattatgtgaATGTTGTGATGTTATGGAATaattattttccaaaatttagAGGTTTAAGAGATGTAGAATCCAACTTTTGGTAATGTCGTGATAAAATTGATCAAGACCCGGGCTTCACCTAGTATAGACCCGGCTTTAGTGTGGCCCGAAAGTAACACGATTTCATCGAATCTAGGACCGGGTAAAGGTCTCAtaaatagacccggtcattatttaGGGTCGGGTCCGGGTCAACGCGAACCCGGCTTCACCCGGCCCCATGTTCACCCCTAACCCAATTTatcatgccaagttatgaattcatttgggctagtaaacttctggtttacaatggcatgtgattcaattacACTAATGttggtataatacaacccagatgaaagtgagagtaacttttctaatataacctttttatttaaatcatgagttgtgatacataagtactcatgactttcctcattcatagtctcaacatgatatccatttcggcgaatatctttaaaactcaacaagtttcttagagacttggtagataatagtgtattatttattatgaattttgttcctccgggaaacaaaattatagctcttccggagccttctatcacattgcccgagccaataatagtattaacacattcttcttttggtacaagatgggtaaaatatataatacttttaagaatagtgtacaaacttgcactatccgtaaggcaaatatcttcagaatatgtccttgccatttttcttcaaaaacaaatgataataataataaaatgagtagaagtacatgcacagtaaaattattcacatgaatacttaacaaacacacatattaaactatttcatcattgatcaaatagctaatatttccttcaggatcctcaaagaaattagatacatcataatgagtggtggaattttcataatttgaaacaaaatttgtttcctttcctttgtcatcctttttcaaggatgcttgataaagatcaCCTAGGtaccttggggtacgacagatACGTGACCAATAACCCTTTACACCACAACGGAAGCATTTATCCTTAATTGATttactttgcccaatatttctttctttatcccacttctggtgagatatgaacataatttcttttccttccataatttttcttgttataaaaattttgccatttacctcttctagGGTTATAATTTGCCGCATTTGCTTCAGGAAATGGGGTGGCGCCAGTtgggcgcgcttcatgatttctcAAAAGTAACTCATTGTTGTGTTCAGCAACaaaagaaggcaagaaattaactcagaatatttttaaattctttttctcgatactgctgctgcaggagcacattcgaggtaTGGAAGGTCGAGAAAATTCTCTCTAACATATCGGgtttgaggaagtatcaccatTTTTTGATGATCGTAACTTTCTTCAAGGCCTTTCCACATATCTGCAGGATCTTGTAATGtgggatattcatttttcaatcatacgtcaagatgacgacgaaggaAAATTATGGCTTTGATATGGGATtattttatccctatggatccaaatCACaatagttggctatgcagatgctggatacttgtctgatccacacaaAAGGGAGATGTCAAACAGGATACctattcacatatggtggtacaactatatcatggaggtccacgaaacagacgattgctgcaacatcctctaatcatgctgaaatactcgcgatacatgaagctagtcgcgagtgtttttggctcaggtatttgatccaatatattctgtcatcatatGGACTGATTGATTATAAGATatatagctccaactgtcctttttgaagataatacagcatgcattgctcaacttaaaggcggatacatcaaaggtgatagaacaaagcatatttctcccaaattcttcttcactcatgatcttcaaaatcaagggacaattgatgtccaacagatccgctcaagtgacaatctggcagatttatttacaaagtcactcccaaaatcctcctttgaaagattggtacatgagattgggatgcgccgatttcaagacattaaatgatgtcaacaagagggggagactgtactcttttttccttggtcagattttttccattgggtttttcttgacaaggtttttaatgaggcagtccttATCactaaaggatattgtactctttttccttcactaaagttTTTTCCCACTGGATTTTTCTTCAataaggttttaacgaggtaataatcctaaatggtcatccaaggggagtgttgtgataagatCTTATGTGGATGCCCATTTCCAATGTAGCTTGATTTATCAAAGATGACTCCATTTTTTGTAGTTTGAAAAATGTCATCATGTACACCTATCAATAGAGGCTTAAGCCTCCGAACAAAAACACACAGCAACAATAAAcattctcttttttctttctacACTATTAATAtctctctttatatttttttatttgttacctcttatttatttatttatttagttatctTATAACATCAAGATCAATTTTAGTAGTTTATTATTtctaaaataagaaataaattttattttatctcgtaaaaataaataaataagacaacaaataaacaattttttttcctgATAATTTTCCCGCACAACCTCATTGGGAAAAACAATCAGGACTGAATAATAATACTTTGGTATGTAGAAATTGGAGCTGGGCTCAGCAATTAGCAGCAGCTGAAGCTGAGAGTGTGTGTTTCTTTTCATCACACTTCATCAATTCCATCCATGGAGTTCGAGGTGAAGCTTGTTGCCGCCATCGACAATTGCTTCGTCTCCCTTCCCCTCCCTCTCATCCAAACTCTCCAATCCACGCGCTCCTCTCCTCTCCCTCACATACTCGCCCTCGAGCTTCGTTCTCCCACCCACCCTCCCAACCTCTGGTTCGTCGCTTGGTCCGGCgccacttcttcttctccctccgCCATCGAGGTAACTACTGCTGCCACCACCGTTCTCattatcacttttttttttttctgttaaaTTCGATTCGTGTTCTGAACAATTCGGTTGTATAGGTTTCGAAACAATTTGCGGAGTGCATTTCGTTGCCGAATCACGGTACTGTTCAGGTGAGAGCTGCTTCCAATGTGGCTCATGCTTCTCTTGTTACGATAGAGCCTCACACCGAGGATGATTGGGAGGTTTTGGAACTCAATTCCGAACAAGCTGAGGCTGCTATCCTCAACCAGGTTTTTGTGATTGCTGTTCATTCACTCCTCCAACATGGCATAGTTCAATACATGGATTAATTGAAACCTGTGAATATTAagtcttttttttatatatataatatataaaaagaaaaagaagcaaagatgGTTAAATAGGCAGCTAGAATTAGTATGATTTCGCAGGATGGCATAAATCTTAAGCTAAGAGAGAGAAATGGTGATTTCGAGTTcaacatggatcaattaaactCTAGAATTCAGGAAAGTTAAAGCTAAAGCTTATGGAATATAGTTAGTGTGTCTTGAAGTATCTGATACACGGTGACTATTTTGAAGTGTGAGTAAAGTAGACTGTTTATATGAAATGCCAAGTTGgaatgcttttattttttattttaaaactgaGTCCTAAATAGGAATGCTACAGTTTGAAGATAGTTCTGGATGGGAATGTGATAACTAGTGAGAATTACAGTTATAACTCCTTGTGATTGGCTCACATGGTTGACATTCTGCTCATATTTGACTTGACTTTTTCAGATTTAGGGGTCTCCTGTTGGTAGGCTAACATGTACTTGTAATGTAAATGTGTGTTGAGATTGATGGGCAGCTGCCCTAGATTGCAGATATCATTTCTCAACCTAAATTCTTTTCTGTAACAATGAAAAATTGTGTATTTTCAATGCTTTTATTGTCGTTCGTGatgatatattttctattaCTTTAGAGTTTAGATTGGTTACAGGTCTCTGTTCTACCGTTTATTTGAGTTTTTTGTCCTAGTCTGTTGTGTATTACCCTAACATAATGCTGCTGATGGCTCGATGCAGGTCAGGATTGTTCATGAAGGGATGAGATTTCCTTTGTGGTTACATGGTCACACCGTCATCACATTCCATGTCACTTCTGTTTTCCCGAAGAAAGCGGTGGGTAAGATGATGCCTGTATTATATGGttatctttttgaatttttaagtaGGAGGGTATTGCATGTTGGGAGTGGATGGTATTTTGTTCAGTACTTCAGGTCAGGATTGTACTCAAATTGTGAACTAGTCACGTTTGAATTCCTAACTCAATAATATTGTCAATATGTATTGTTAGACTAGAGCTAACTAACATGTGAGAAATTTATCAGTACAACTCATGCCAGGAACTGAAGTTGCCGTTGCTCCCAAAAGTCGCAATAGAATGTTGGATTCAGCAGGAGATTCACATCTAGAATCCTGTGATAAGGAACAAACTGCAAAGATGCTTCTCCGTATACAAGATCCAGGGGTATTATGTCATACCAGAACTTATGTCAAAGGTGTTGAGCTCCATATGGGGCTCACTTCTGTTGCTTTTGTTCACCCAGAAACAGCCAAGCACTTCTCTTTTAACATGCTTCAGCCAGTTTCCTTAGTACCAAGAATATCCAAGGAGAATGCCAATATTTCGAAAACCAATGTTTTGAAATCCAAAGGCGGGTCACCTGGCAATGAAGTTGAGAATGGAAATTTAACTGACAAGAAACAACATCGACAAGCTGTTGTTCATCTCTTATTTTCAGAATCTGTGGCTGCAGGGCATGTGATGTTAGCCAAGTCTCTTCGCTTCTATTTGAGAGCTGGCCTACATACATGTATGTCAAATTATACTTATATCTATCTTACGAACTCATAAACTTGAACTTGAGTATATGTGGAATGTGCATACTCATAAATTTGATTATTGAGgatataacaaatttttttcttgcattttgaATTTGTATCATGCTGGTATGATGGTAATCAGGGAATAAGGTGTCTGTTATTTTAAAAGCACTGGAATTTTCCTGCACTTAGACTTGATGTGGAGATTTCATGGCTTTGGGAGCAAAGTAGTAAGTCAACATATATCAGTCCAAAGGCCAATGGCACACTCATTATTCACCATTAAAAATGAACAAAATATCCATTTCAGAGAGAGAAAGCAGAACAATGTAAAAACGTATTAGTAACAGACTATGAACCAGCTTTGCCCATAGGACAAATTGGAAGTCTTTTATCTGTTTGTATCTCTGTTTTTTTCCTCGATCTTCTTTTCTAAGTCACATTATATGTTCTTTATTAAATAGGATTAAAATCAGTTAATTATGCTGCTATAGTTTGTTTCGCCTTTATCTTTGGATAGGTGGAAATCATGCCATACGTTGTGttgtttaatatatatatttcaatttCAGCTGAAACCTTTATCTCTTTTTTCAGTTTTCGTACGATTCTGAAGTGAATATATTCTTTCTTGGTTGTACAGGGGTTTATTTGAAAGCATATGATATCATTAGGGAGAAAAGTATTCCATCCATCACTTTTTCTCCTTGTCAATTCAAACTATTAAAGCAGGATAGTTCTGCTGAGAAAGATGGTCTGGATAGCCACAATAATCACATGAATGGAAAATTACTTGCGAAATCTATGTCAGGTGACTTAGTGGACCCTATAGATTGGTCAATTAACAATGAAGTTGTTGCAGCTCTTTCTGATGAATCCAACTGCAAAGCAGAGGAAGAGAATGCAAATCAGTCTCAGAATCAACAGGGGATAAAGAGTCTTGTTCGGCTGTGGTATATTGCACAACTTGAGGCAATTACTTCTATTACGGGTGTAGAGGTTAATTCATTGGTCATGTGTAGCCAAACTTTGCTTGATTTCAAATTAAACTGTCACAACCTTGGGGATAATGGGAGAGCTCCCCTACCTTATAATTCTTCAGAGAATAGTGGCAAGACAGCTGAAGTGTTATTTATTTTGACTTTTGGTGATGAACATCTGCATCATGGGAAACCTAATGCATACAAAGTTGCTCTTGGTAAAAGCCTTAAAAGTATCAATATAGGCGATCTGCAGCTTTTTGAAGGGATGAAATTGGGTGATCCCGTGTCTATTCATTCTATCGAAGAGACAGCATCTCAAGagcacattagttcaaatgtaTCTTTACTTAGCTGGATGGAGAAACCAGCTTCTGATATTATTAATCGtaggtttttcttttctattttttgttaaagTGTCCATAACTTATCCACTTTATTCATTGTTTTCATCACCATTATCATTTAGCAAAACATTAAGTGATTTTTGTTATGCCATTTATATCATATTTGTTAGCAGATGTACAAACTAAAATTGTTTGAACATGAATATGATTCACGATCGAGCACTATGAAGCCATTTTATCCTTTTATCTGACCCCATTTAGTGAGGAGTGGCTTAACTATTGTTGTGGCGAACAAAATTGATGCTGCATAtattcacattttttttattctaggATTTCGCAATAATTCATATGCTGGGAACTTGGCTAGAAACATTGCTGCTTATTTCTATCCCCTTCCCCCCCAACCCCACCAATGACTTGACTACCACTTGCTAGTTTGTGCTTGACAATTTAGTGGGCTCTCCATTGGTCATGCTGATGCAATTATTGCATTATCCTCATCCATTTGAGTATGAGAAATGCGTATCTTTTAGCTAATAAATTGAATGACGCCTGTTTTATATGGTGAACTTATTTGTTACTTAACTGTGATCCATTAAAAGGCCTCTTGGACTTAGTTTGAGTCTTTAAGGTGCAAGATTTTTGTCTCACCCCTTGATGCTGCTGCTCATTAATTTGAATTTAGTCAGTTAATTATCTACAATGGTTGCATCCTCATGCAATTGGATGCCATTTGGTGATAACCTTGTATTTTGGATGATTGCAGGGATGTTGGTATTGTTATCTTTGAAGTGTGGTCTGTGGTTTGGTTCATGCAACTTGCCACTCCCTGGACATGTTTTAGTACACGGACCACCAGTGAGTACAGTTTAATTTCACTGTCTTATGAAATCCAATGTTGAATGGATTTGGCTGTTATCAGATTAGAAGCTCAAATTTCTGCATGTTGGTGATCAAATATTTTGAGCCATGAACCTTTTTTAACTCTTCATTACTCGTTATACTGCCTTTTAAGGTCGTTTTTACTGGATGCTTCTCATTCCGAGCTCGGGATTTGGCTACCTTTTTAAGCTTCCATATGTCTAGTGTTGCTTTCTTATATACCTTCTGATTAAAGACATAAAACAAAATGTATCTTTCAGTGAATTATCTTTgcatttaaaatttgttttattatttatttgtttatttaatttatttattttgcagGGCTCTGGGAAAACTTCATTATCAAGGGCTGTAGCCAAATCCCTTGAGAATCATAAAGATATCTTAGCACACATGTATTGATAttcattttaattattcttttttcatttttctttgcgTTGCTCCTGTTTGGATTTTGATTTTCAATACAATACAGAGTTTTTGTGCCCTGCTCAAAACTTTCTTTGGAGAAGGTCCCAATAATTCGCCAAGAACTTACAAACCATGTAATGGAAGCTTTAAACCATGCGCCCTCCATCGTAATCTTTGATGATCTTGATAGCATAATTTCAACTTCTGATTCCGAAGGATCTCAGCCCTCAACATCTGTTGCTGGACTCTCAGATATTTTGGTTAACATCATCGATGAATATAGGGTAAGAAATACAAGTCTTGTGATATTTTTCCTGATCAAGACATTCAAATCAAACTTTCTTATACTTATATGcataaataaattctatttttctGAAAGCTGAGAATAATGGAAATACATAGTAAGAAATACACAAAAAGGTTAAATATAC
This window contains:
- the LOC130976072 gene encoding peroxisomal ATPase PEX1 isoform X2, translating into MPGTEVAVAPKSRNRMLDSAGDSHLESCDKEQTAKMLLRIQDPGVLCHTRTYVKGVELHMGLTSVAFVHPETAKHFSFNMLQPVSLVPRISKENANISKTNVLKSKGGSPGNEVENGNLTDKKQHRQAVVHLLFSESVAAGHVMLAKSLRFYLRAGLHTWVYLKAYDIIREKSIPSITFSPCQFKLLKQDSSAEKDGLDSHNNHMNGKLLAKSMSGDLVDPIDWSINNEVVAALSDESNCKAEEENANQSQNQQGIKSLVRLWYIAQLEAITSITGVEVNSLVMCSQTLLDFKLNCHNLGDNGRAPLPYNSSENSGKTAEVLFILTFGDEHLHHGKPNAYKVALGKSLKSINIGDLQLFEGMKLGDPVSIHSIEETASQEHISSNVSLLSWMEKPASDIINRMLVLLSLKCGLWFGSCNLPLPGHVLVHGPPGSGKTSLSRAVAKSLENHKDILAHIVFVPCSKLSLEKVPIIRQELTNHVMEALNHAPSIVIFDDLDSIISTSDSEGSQPSTSVAGLSDILVNIIDEYREKRQKSCGFGPVAFIASIQSLEKLPQSLSSSGRFDFHIQLPAPAASERKAMLKHEIERRHLQCGEDILLDVAVKCDGYDGYDLEILVDRAVHAAVHRFLPSNAANNEHESPALLREDFSQAMHGFLPVAMRDITKSASDDGRSGWDDVGGLVDIRNAIKEMIELPSKFPKTFAQAPLRLRSNVLLYGPPGCGKTHIVGAAAAASSLRFISVKGPELLNKYIGASEQAVRDIFSKAAAAAPCLLFFDEFDSIAPKRGHDNTGVTDRVVNQFLTELDGVEILTGVFVFAATSRPDLLDAALLRPGRLDRLLFCDFPSWHERLEILTVLSRKLPMAHDIDLATVAKMTEGFSGADLQALLSDAQLAAVHEVLDNLGASAPGKAPVITDALLKATALKARPSVSEEEKRRLYSIYGQFLDSKRSVAAQSRDAKGKRATLA
- the LOC130976072 gene encoding peroxisomal ATPase PEX1 isoform X1, with translation MEFEVKLVAAIDNCFVSLPLPLIQTLQSTRSSPLPHILALELRSPTHPPNLWFVAWSGATSSSPSAIEVSKQFAECISLPNHGTVQVRAASNVAHASLVTIEPHTEDDWEVLELNSEQAEAAILNQVRIVHEGMRFPLWLHGHTVITFHVTSVFPKKAVVQLMPGTEVAVAPKSRNRMLDSAGDSHLESCDKEQTAKMLLRIQDPGVLCHTRTYVKGVELHMGLTSVAFVHPETAKHFSFNMLQPVSLVPRISKENANISKTNVLKSKGGSPGNEVENGNLTDKKQHRQAVVHLLFSESVAAGHVMLAKSLRFYLRAGLHTWVYLKAYDIIREKSIPSITFSPCQFKLLKQDSSAEKDGLDSHNNHMNGKLLAKSMSGDLVDPIDWSINNEVVAALSDESNCKAEEENANQSQNQQGIKSLVRLWYIAQLEAITSITGVEVNSLVMCSQTLLDFKLNCHNLGDNGRAPLPYNSSENSGKTAEVLFILTFGDEHLHHGKPNAYKVALGKSLKSINIGDLQLFEGMKLGDPVSIHSIEETASQEHISSNVSLLSWMEKPASDIINRMLVLLSLKCGLWFGSCNLPLPGHVLVHGPPGSGKTSLSRAVAKSLENHKDILAHIVFVPCSKLSLEKVPIIRQELTNHVMEALNHAPSIVIFDDLDSIISTSDSEGSQPSTSVAGLSDILVNIIDEYREKRQKSCGFGPVAFIASIQSLEKLPQSLSSSGRFDFHIQLPAPAASERKAMLKHEIERRHLQCGEDILLDVAVKCDGYDGYDLEILVDRAVHAAVHRFLPSNAANNEHESPALLREDFSQAMHGFLPVAMRDITKSASDDGRSGWDDVGGLVDIRNAIKEMIELPSKFPKTFAQAPLRLRSNVLLYGPPGCGKTHIVGAAAAASSLRFISVKGPELLNKYIGASEQAVRDIFSKAAAAAPCLLFFDEFDSIAPKRGHDNTGVTDRVVNQFLTELDGVEILTGVFVFAATSRPDLLDAALLRPGRLDRLLFCDFPSWHERLEILTVLSRKLPMAHDIDLATVAKMTEGFSGADLQALLSDAQLAAVHEVLDNLGASAPGKAPVITDALLKATALKARPSVSEEEKRRLYSIYGQFLDSKRSVAAQSRDAKGKRATLA